A genomic stretch from Microcebus murinus isolate Inina chromosome 19, M.murinus_Inina_mat1.0, whole genome shotgun sequence includes:
- the IFT22 gene encoding intraflagellar transport protein 22 homolog isoform X1: MLKAKILFVGPCESGKTVLANFLTESSDITEYNPTQGVRILEFENPNVTSNNKGTGCEFELWDCGGDTKFESCWPALMKDAHGVVIIFNPDIPSHRKEIEMWYSCFVQQQLLQDTQCLLIAHHKPGSGGDKGKLSLSPPLNKLKLVHSNLEDDPEEIRMEFIKYLKSIINSMSESRDREEMSIIT, translated from the exons ATGCTGAAGGCCAAGATCCTCTTCGTGGGGCCCTGCGAG AGTGGAAAAACTGTTTTGGCTAACTTTCTGACAGAGTCTTCTGATATCACTGAATACAACCCAACCCAAGGAGTGAG gattctGGAATTTGAGAACCCAAACGTTACCAGCAACAACAAAGGCACTGGGTGTGAATTTGAACTATGGGACTGTGGCGGGGACACAAA GTTCGAGTCCTGTTGGCCGGCCCTGATGAAGGATGCTCATGGAGTGGTGATCATCTTCAACCCTGACATCCCCAGCCACcggaaggaaatagaaatgtgGTATTCCTGCTTCGTCCAGCAGCAGCTCTTACAGGACACTCAGTGCCTGTTAATTGCACACCACAAACCAGGCTCCGGAGGTGATAAAGGAAAACTGTCTTTGT cacCACCCTTGAACAAGCTGAAGCTGGTGCACTCGAATCTCGAGGATGACCCTGAGGAGATCCGGATGGAAttcataaagtatttaaaaagcataatcaATTCCATGTCCGAGAGCAGAGACAGGGAGGAGATGTCAATTATTACCTAA
- the IFT22 gene encoding intraflagellar transport protein 22 homolog isoform X2 → MKDAHGVVIIFNPDIPSHRKEIEMWYSCFVQQQLLQDTQCLLIAHHKPGSGGDKGKLSLSPPLNKLKLVHSNLEDDPEEIRMEFIKYLKSIINSMSESRDREEMSIIT, encoded by the exons ATGAAGGATGCTCATGGAGTGGTGATCATCTTCAACCCTGACATCCCCAGCCACcggaaggaaatagaaatgtgGTATTCCTGCTTCGTCCAGCAGCAGCTCTTACAGGACACTCAGTGCCTGTTAATTGCACACCACAAACCAGGCTCCGGAGGTGATAAAGGAAAACTGTCTTTGT cacCACCCTTGAACAAGCTGAAGCTGGTGCACTCGAATCTCGAGGATGACCCTGAGGAGATCCGGATGGAAttcataaagtatttaaaaagcataatcaATTCCATGTCCGAGAGCAGAGACAGGGAGGAGATGTCAATTATTACCTAA